Within the Nitrosococcus wardiae genome, the region TTGCTCACTCCCCTCAGTGCTCTCTTCCAAATGGTGGTAAAAGGGCGTCAATGGGCCTACCGTCAAGGCCTGAAGGGTATCCAAGTATTCCCCGTACCCGTCCTAGTTATCGGCAATCTGACCTTAGGAGGGACGGGAAAAACGCCGCTAGTCATTTGGTTAGCACAATTTCTCAGGCACCGTGGCTACCGGCCGGGAATCATCAGCCGCGGCTATGGGGGCCAAGCCCGAAACTATCCCCAGCGCGTCTATCCTGACAGCGATCCCTATCTTGTCGGTGATGAGGCCATTCTCCTGGCCCGGCACACCACCTCTCCCATCGTTGTAGGACCTGATCGGGCCATTGCCGCCCGGACCCTTTTAGCCCACGCTGACTGTAATGTCTTGCTTTCAGACGATGGTTTACAGCATTATGCCTTAGGCCGAGATATCGAGATCCTGTTGGTGGACGGGGCACGCCGCTTTGGTAACGGTCACTGTCTACCCGCTGGCCCCTTAAGGGAACCCTTAGATCGCCTGCAAACTGTGGATTTAGTGGTCACCAATGGTTTTCCTCAAGCGGGGGAGTTTGCCATGCACCTGCAACTTCAAACAGCTCGCCGTCTCACAGACGGCACTCCCTATCCCCTAAAAAAATTTCGCCACTCCAAGATACATGGAGTCGCCGGAATCGGAAATCCAGAACGCTTTTTTATCCAGTTACAAACCCAAGGTCTCACCGTTCAGCCACATCCTTTTCCCGACCACCACCGTTTCCAGCCTAACGATCTCACCTTTGAAGATCAGCAACCGGTATTAATGACGGAGAAAGATGCGGTAAAATGTACCCATTTTGCCCGCGATAACCATTGGTATGTTCCCTTGGATGTTTCTCTACCAGCCTCCTTTGGCGATCAGGTGCTGAACTTGCTGCAGCAGGCTTTTAGAAAAAAGCCAAACGCTAAACATAGCAACAACAGGATGCTCCATGGATAAAAAATTACTTGAGATACTTGCTTGCCCAGTATGCAAAAGCTCCTTGGTCTATCAGAAAACAGACGAGGAACTCATCTGTAAGGCTTGTCGTTTGGCCTACCCTATCCGGGATGGCATTCCGGTCATGCTCGAGGAGGAAGCGCGGCAACTCGATCCTGAGGAGGAAGTCTAGCCTCTCTAGAAGAACTCAAGTAGCATTAGCAGTTTAGAACCTAGCACTCACTTAAAACAGGTGCCCTACCCGAATATTCCAGGGGAGGAGCTTCCTCCCGCTTGAAGACAAAGGCACAATGATAGTCTGCTAGAGCCCAATAAAACGGTTGCTAGATTTAAGATCATGCTTATACTGCTAACTAATCAAATTAATTTATTACAGCACCAAAAAAGGTTTAAGTAGACAGCAGCGCCACCGAACCCTCCCTTGTACTCTTACCTTAGTACCGCTAAAGTTTGCCAAAATTCAAAGAAGGGGAAAAATATGTCCATGAAGGAAACTAGACAATTTACTTCAGAATCGGTCTCCGAAGGTCATCCAGATAAAATTGCAGACCAAATCTCGGATGCGATCCTAGACGCCATCTTGGCCAAAGATAAGAAAGCACGGGTGGCTTGCGAGACTTTAGTGAAAACCGGCATGGTGCTCGTGGCAGGAGAAATTACCACCCAAGCCCAAGTCGATTATGAGCAAATCATCCGCGAACTCATTATTAAAATTGGTTACGACAGTTCAGAAATGGGATTTGATGGGGCAACCTGTGCCGTGTTAAATGCCATCGGCAAGCAATCACCTGATATTGCCCAGGGCGTTGACCGAGAATTAGAAGAAGAACAAGGTGCAGGCGACCAAGGGATGATGTTTGGCTATGCGAGCGATGAAACCGATGTTTTGATGCCTGCACCCATTACCTATTCCCATCGCTTGGTACAGCGCCAGGCCGAAGTGCGGCGTAGCGGCGAATTGCCTTGGTTGCGTCCAGACGCTAAAAGCCAGGTTACCTTGCTTTATGAAGACGATGTGCCCGTGGGAATTGATGCCGTTGTCTTATCCACCCAGCATAGCCCCGAAATCAAGCAAACCACCTTGCGTGAGGCGGTTATTGAAACCATTATCAAACCCGTACTGCCCGCCGAATGGTTGGCCCGCTGTAAATCTGAAAACATTCATGTGAACCCGACCGGCAGTTTCGCCATCGGGGGTCCTATGGGCGATTGTGGACTGACTGGGCGTAAAATCATCGTCGATACTTATGGAGGAATGGCTCGCCATGGGGGCGGTGCCTTTTCAGGCAAAGATCCCTCCAAAGTAGACCGCTCTGCTGCCTATGCTGGCCGCTACGTCGCTAAAAACCTTGTAGCTGCAGGCTTGGCTGAGCGCTGTGAGGTTCAAATCTCGTACGCCATCGGTGTCGCCGAACCGACCTCAGTGAGCGTCAATACCTTCGGTACGGGCAGGGTTGCAGAATCCCGTCTCGTCCAGTTGATCCGAGCACATTTTGATCTACGACCCGCAGGTCTGCTACGGATGCTAGACCTGCTTCAACCTATTTACCGAAAAACCGCGGCGTATGGCCACTTTGGCCGGGAAGAGCCCGAATTTACTTGGGAGCAAACCGATAAAGCCGAGGCACTCCGCGATGCCGCGGGCTTAGGGCCTATTACCGCTGAAGTTGTCAACGCTCGCTCTGAAAGCCATTAACCCTAGAAGTCAAGGGAAAATTTAGGCGGTAAATTTAAATATCGGGTCATGCCTGAACAAAACAAATCTGGGAGAACCTATGAGCACACAGACCGCAGAAAATCTGGCCTCTGATTATAAGGTTGCAGATATCAGTCTTGCTGACTGGGGCCATAAAGAGATTGCCATTGCTGAAACTGAAATGCCTGGCCTTATGGCCTTACGGGAAGAATACCAAGGGCAGAAACCCCTGGCTGGCGCCCGTATTGCTGGCTGCCTCCACATGACCATTCAAACGGCTGTTCTTATCGATACCCTAGTGGCCCTCGGCGCTGAAGTGCGTTGGTCCTCATGCAATATTTTTTCCACCCAAGACCACGCCGCCGCAGCTATTGCTGCCAAAGGAATTCCGGTATTCGCATGGAAAGGTGAAACCGAAGAGGAATACTGGTGGTGCGTTGATCAAACCATCCACGGGCCTAATGGCTGGCAACCCAATATGCTGCTAGATGATGGGGGTGACCTCACCGCCGTCATGCATAAGCGATACCCCAAGATTTTAGA harbors:
- a CDS encoding Trm112 family protein → MDKKLLEILACPVCKSSLVYQKTDEELICKACRLAYPIRDGIPVMLEEEARQLDPEEEV
- the metK gene encoding methionine adenosyltransferase — encoded protein: MKETRQFTSESVSEGHPDKIADQISDAILDAILAKDKKARVACETLVKTGMVLVAGEITTQAQVDYEQIIRELIIKIGYDSSEMGFDGATCAVLNAIGKQSPDIAQGVDRELEEEQGAGDQGMMFGYASDETDVLMPAPITYSHRLVQRQAEVRRSGELPWLRPDAKSQVTLLYEDDVPVGIDAVVLSTQHSPEIKQTTLREAVIETIIKPVLPAEWLARCKSENIHVNPTGSFAIGGPMGDCGLTGRKIIVDTYGGMARHGGGAFSGKDPSKVDRSAAYAGRYVAKNLVAAGLAERCEVQISYAIGVAEPTSVSVNTFGTGRVAESRLVQLIRAHFDLRPAGLLRMLDLLQPIYRKTAAYGHFGREEPEFTWEQTDKAEALRDAAGLGPITAEVVNARSESH
- the lpxK gene encoding tetraacyldisaccharide 4'-kinase produces the protein MLDYRSLILNYWYSTHPTRWLLTPLSALFQMVVKGRQWAYRQGLKGIQVFPVPVLVIGNLTLGGTGKTPLVIWLAQFLRHRGYRPGIISRGYGGQARNYPQRVYPDSDPYLVGDEAILLARHTTSPIVVGPDRAIAARTLLAHADCNVLLSDDGLQHYALGRDIEILLVDGARRFGNGHCLPAGPLREPLDRLQTVDLVVTNGFPQAGEFAMHLQLQTARRLTDGTPYPLKKFRHSKIHGVAGIGNPERFFIQLQTQGLTVQPHPFPDHHRFQPNDLTFEDQQPVLMTEKDAVKCTHFARDNHWYVPLDVSLPASFGDQVLNLLQQAFRKKPNAKHSNNRMLHG